A region from the Candidatus Limnocylindrales bacterium genome encodes:
- a CDS encoding sulfite exporter TauE/SafE family protein — MTTSQAVVLVGAGLVAGAVNTLAGGGSLLTVPILILAGLPASVANGTNRLGVLVQGAVSAAELGRRGAIDWAEAMRVLPPLVIGGAAGAVAVSHLADHTFERAFGLVMLLLLAPTLRPPRAQPKERVLSRRAAWMWLLVVGAYGGAFQAGIGLLLMLVLARCGYDLMRANGIKVAVVFIQTIFTLPVFVLAGQIAWLPGLLMSAGFAAGGSLGARAAVAGGERALRPVLAVSVAAMAGRLLGLY; from the coding sequence CAAGCCGTCGTGCTCGTGGGTGCCGGACTGGTGGCCGGCGCCGTCAACACGTTGGCCGGCGGCGGATCGCTGCTGACCGTGCCGATCCTCATTCTGGCCGGCCTTCCCGCCTCCGTTGCCAACGGCACCAATCGACTGGGCGTGCTCGTGCAGGGAGCGGTCTCGGCGGCCGAGCTCGGACGGCGCGGCGCGATCGACTGGGCCGAGGCGATGCGCGTGCTTCCGCCGCTGGTTATCGGCGGCGCCGCCGGCGCGGTCGCGGTCTCGCACCTGGCCGACCATACCTTTGAGCGCGCCTTCGGCCTGGTCATGCTGCTGCTGCTGGCGCCGACGTTGCGGCCGCCGCGCGCGCAACCGAAGGAGCGGGTGCTGTCGCGGCGCGCGGCCTGGATGTGGCTGCTCGTCGTCGGCGCCTACGGCGGCGCGTTCCAGGCCGGCATCGGCCTGCTCCTGATGCTGGTGCTGGCCCGCTGCGGCTACGACCTGATGCGCGCCAACGGCATCAAGGTCGCCGTCGTGTTCATCCAGACGATCTTCACCCTTCCCGTCTTCGTGTTGGCCGGTCAGATCGCGTGGCTGCCGGGGCTGCTGATGTCGGCGGGATTCGCGGCAGGAGGATCGCTCGGTGCGCGTGCGGCGGTTGCCGGCGGCGAGCGAGCGCTGCGGCCGGTGCTGGCCGTATCCGTGGCCGCGATGGCAGGCCGTCTGCTCGGCTTGTATTGA